One Lasioglossum baleicum chromosome 6, iyLasBale1, whole genome shotgun sequence genomic window carries:
- the LOC143209695 gene encoding uncharacterized protein LOC143209695 isoform X2: MTTPMCEDGGPLREWAPLATLLQQIPAKIQNGLFTHNINLTCIDAVPEFIAIGTNHGLVYWFNREKQDLQRLRCENVNSKITCIQVISTVDYMVAAGNEQGVVTVFQIPKNPPDSLPDSLKPKQKKQAERYSISGLHNSAVTTVEWSKNGMKLFSGDQDGVVVLTEIDFYMHLSKSSELLNEKYAVVQLSYQQGLLLVSTTLRTILVNRNENGKVTQVGQKERKTLGKLGAVFGCRQNYVQDLVIYASRPGLRLWQADKTGTVSKTLIFKDAIRSGHTEVELLNPAPESSKKNRGEPTFGVILPFCDDLLITYSDDIIYVVNPQTIAITSIVTDLRRVIDVACTKDEIFVLEGERSIIRIAYYPETNMFSAEATNTLDPLSSFAEISKPVTNGILELTSKLKESAIVPAIPFHKINPTNIIQSVGIAPVGTADIDTTSIAEEAVEMPMNLNASAVANSSGASDQNDASRRNNCEQPDRHIDRRQIFQKISQQEFEDVVFTPERKIKKSRNKAINGNESGSSFSDVDDMSAFNKDKINANEALTTHSSLLTLSVDDDFILKTERNLESIQRDVEDKEKRLAEVLDFDLSKYMATSQIATTNSNVSECTINSSIYADCKTHSNDSSTDERNNEQEEAYNEHSDHTETESGDEDVSYQTELKKLEDLGECRKKLIQEKLTDPLTNNAYVDAKKTPHTTDVDRHKLEVQLHILSNETMISTVLEEEDWVLVKNVTSSVAM; this comes from the exons ATGACAACACCCATGTGTGAAGATGGTGGCCCCTTGAGAGAGTGGGCACCTCTCGCTACTCTTCTTCAACAAATACCTGCCAAGATTCAAAATGGACTATTTACGCATAATATTAATCTCACCTGTATCGATGCGGTACCTGAATTCATTGCAATTGGAACGAACCATGGACTGGTTTACTGGTTTAACAGAGAGAAGCAAGATCTTCAAAGACTTCGATGCGAG AATGTAAACTCGAAGATTACATGCATTCAAGTAATCTCAACTGTGGACTATATGGTTGCTGCTGGTAACGAGCAAGGTGTTGTAACAGTGTTTCAAATACCTAAAAATCCACCAGATTCATTACCGGACAGCTTAAAACCGAAACAGAAGAAACAGGCGGAAAGATACAGTATTAGCGGTCTGCATAACAGTGCGGTAACAACAGTGGAATGGTCTAAGAACGGCATGAAGTTGTTCAGCGGAGATCAGGATGGTGTAGTGGTGTTGaccgaaattgatttttacatg caTTTATCAAAGTCATCGGAATTGCTTAATGAAAAGTATGCAGTTGTACAGCTGAGTTATCAACAAGGTCTGTTGTTGGTTTCAACAACGTTGCGCACGATACTGGTAAACAGGAATGAGAATGGAAAAGTGACTCAGGTTGGCCAGAAAGAGCGTAAAAC ATTAGGAAAATTAGGAGCCGTGTTCGGTTGCCGGCAAAATTATGTACAAGATTTAGTAATCTACGCGAGCAGGCCTGGGCTACGTTTATGGCAAGCTGATAAAACTGGAACTGTATCGAAAACACTTATATTTAAG gaTGCTATTCGGTCTGGTCATACGGAAGTAGAACTTCTGAATCCAGCACCGGAGAGTTCGAAGAAGAATCGTGGAGAACCAACATTCGGTGTCATTTTACCTTTTTGTGATGATTTGTTAATCACGTATAGCGACGATATTATATACGTAGTCAATCCGCAGACTATTGCTATAACGTCCATTGTAACTGATTTACGACGGGTGATCGATGTTGCTTGTACTAAAGATGAAATATTCGTCCTGGAGGGAGAAAGGAGTATTATACGTATAGCATATTATCCTGAAACTAATATGTTCTCAGCAG aagCAACCAACACATTGGATCCGCTATCGTCGTTTGCTGAAATCAGTAAACCCGTAACTAACGGTATACTAGAATTAACTTCGAAATTAAAGGAAAGCGCTATAGTACCGGCTATTCCCTTCCACAAGATTAACCCGACCAATATCATTCAGTCCGTTGG TATCGCGCCAGTTGGTACGGCTGACATCGATACAACTTCAATAGCGGAAGAAGCAGTAGAAATGCCAATGAATTTAAATGCCTCCGCAGTGGCAAACAGTAGCGGTGCATCAGATCAGAACGATGCTTCCAGGAGGAACAATTGTGAGCAACCCGACAGACATATCGATAGGAGGCAGATATTCCAAAAGATTAGTCAGCAAGAGTTCGAAGATGTTGTATTCACTCCGGAAAGAAAAATCAAGAAATCGCGTAATAAAGCAATAAATGGTAACGAGAGCGGTTCGTCGTTCTCCGATGTCGATGATATGTCTGCTTTCAATAAggataaaataaacgctaacGAGGCGTTGACAACGCATTCCTCTTTACTAACGCTCAGCGTCGACGACGATTTTATACTGAAGACTGAAAGGAATCTCGAATCGATTCAACGCGATGTAGAAGATAAAGAAAAGCGTTTGGCTGAGGTATTGGATTTTGATTTGTCGAAGTATATGGCAACCAGTCAAATCGCTACTACCAACTCGAATGTTTCCGAGTGTACTATCAATTCGAGCATCTATGCCGATTGCAAGACGCATTCCAATGATTCCTCAACAGACGAAAGGAACAACGAGCAAGAAGAGGCGTATAACGAACACAGCGATCATACAGAAACCGAATCTGGCGACGAGGATGTCAGCTATCAGACAGAATTAAAAAAGTTAGAAGACCTAGGTGAATGTAGGAAAAAACTCATACAAGAGAAATTAACCGACCCGTTAACAAACAATGCTTATGTCGATGCGAAAAAAACACCGCATACAACTGATGTCGATAGGCATAAACTAGAGGTTCAATTGCATA TTCTATCAAATGAAACTATGATATCGACAGTCCTTGAGGAGGAAGATTGGGTCCTGGTGAAAAATGTCACATCTTCGGTTGCAATGTAA
- the Atpsyno gene encoding ATP synthase subunit O, mitochondrial, translating into MSFSRVIARSFSSTSALQQMVKPPIQVFGLEGRYATALYSAASKQKTLNNVEKDLVKLQDTMTKDKKLEEFMKNPVIKRKDKVEALKSVSSKMSVSKETANLLGLLAENGRLGKLNSIINTFKVLMAAGRGEIVCEVTTAKPLDADMKTKLEAALKKFLTQGQSLLLTTKVDPALIGGMVVSVGDKYVDMSVASKIKKYNDLITAAA; encoded by the exons ATGTCTTTCAGCAGAGTAATT GCCCGATCGTTCTCTTCCACCTCTGCTCTTCAGCAGATGGTCAAG CCTCCGATTCAAGTATTCGGATTGGAAGGACGATATGCCACAGCTCTTTACTCAGCAGCTTCTAAACAGAAGACGTTGAACAACGTTGAAAAAGATCTGGTGAAGTTACAA GACACAATGACTAAGGATAAGAAGCTAGAGGAATTTATGAAGAACCCTGTGATTAAACGAAAAGACAAAGTAGAAGCTCTGAAGTCTGTCAGCAGTAAAATGAGCGTTAGCAAAGAGACTGCCAACTTGTTGGGTCTGCTCGCAGAAAATGGTCGTCTTGGAAAATTAAACAGTATAATCAACACATTTAAAGTGTTGATGGCTGCCGGTCGAGGCGAGATTGTCTGCGAAGTGACTACAGCGAAACCGCTTGACGCGGATATGAAAACTAAACTCGAAGCTGCTCTGAAGAAGTTCTTGACCCAAGGTCAATCTCTTCTGCTCACCACAAAAGTTGACCCTGCCCTCATCGGAGGTATGGTTGTGTCTGTAGGCGACAAATACGTAGACATGAGCGTTGCttctaaaataaagaaatacaacGACCTCATTACAGCAGCAGCATAA
- the LOC143209695 gene encoding uncharacterized protein LOC143209695 isoform X1, producing MSCVKALVIKTLHGNMYLASETFAMTTPMCEDGGPLREWAPLATLLQQIPAKIQNGLFTHNINLTCIDAVPEFIAIGTNHGLVYWFNREKQDLQRLRCENVNSKITCIQVISTVDYMVAAGNEQGVVTVFQIPKNPPDSLPDSLKPKQKKQAERYSISGLHNSAVTTVEWSKNGMKLFSGDQDGVVVLTEIDFYMHLSKSSELLNEKYAVVQLSYQQGLLLVSTTLRTILVNRNENGKVTQVGQKERKTLGKLGAVFGCRQNYVQDLVIYASRPGLRLWQADKTGTVSKTLIFKDAIRSGHTEVELLNPAPESSKKNRGEPTFGVILPFCDDLLITYSDDIIYVVNPQTIAITSIVTDLRRVIDVACTKDEIFVLEGERSIIRIAYYPETNMFSAEATNTLDPLSSFAEISKPVTNGILELTSKLKESAIVPAIPFHKINPTNIIQSVGIAPVGTADIDTTSIAEEAVEMPMNLNASAVANSSGASDQNDASRRNNCEQPDRHIDRRQIFQKISQQEFEDVVFTPERKIKKSRNKAINGNESGSSFSDVDDMSAFNKDKINANEALTTHSSLLTLSVDDDFILKTERNLESIQRDVEDKEKRLAEVLDFDLSKYMATSQIATTNSNVSECTINSSIYADCKTHSNDSSTDERNNEQEEAYNEHSDHTETESGDEDVSYQTELKKLEDLGECRKKLIQEKLTDPLTNNAYVDAKKTPHTTDVDRHKLEVQLHILSNETMISTVLEEEDWVLVKNVTSSVAM from the exons atgtcctgtgtcaaagcattagtgatcaaaactttacaCGGCAATATGTATCTCGCAAGCGAAA CATTTGCCATGACAACACCCATGTGTGAAGATGGTGGCCCCTTGAGAGAGTGGGCACCTCTCGCTACTCTTCTTCAACAAATACCTGCCAAGATTCAAAATGGACTATTTACGCATAATATTAATCTCACCTGTATCGATGCGGTACCTGAATTCATTGCAATTGGAACGAACCATGGACTGGTTTACTGGTTTAACAGAGAGAAGCAAGATCTTCAAAGACTTCGATGCGAG AATGTAAACTCGAAGATTACATGCATTCAAGTAATCTCAACTGTGGACTATATGGTTGCTGCTGGTAACGAGCAAGGTGTTGTAACAGTGTTTCAAATACCTAAAAATCCACCAGATTCATTACCGGACAGCTTAAAACCGAAACAGAAGAAACAGGCGGAAAGATACAGTATTAGCGGTCTGCATAACAGTGCGGTAACAACAGTGGAATGGTCTAAGAACGGCATGAAGTTGTTCAGCGGAGATCAGGATGGTGTAGTGGTGTTGaccgaaattgatttttacatg caTTTATCAAAGTCATCGGAATTGCTTAATGAAAAGTATGCAGTTGTACAGCTGAGTTATCAACAAGGTCTGTTGTTGGTTTCAACAACGTTGCGCACGATACTGGTAAACAGGAATGAGAATGGAAAAGTGACTCAGGTTGGCCAGAAAGAGCGTAAAAC ATTAGGAAAATTAGGAGCCGTGTTCGGTTGCCGGCAAAATTATGTACAAGATTTAGTAATCTACGCGAGCAGGCCTGGGCTACGTTTATGGCAAGCTGATAAAACTGGAACTGTATCGAAAACACTTATATTTAAG gaTGCTATTCGGTCTGGTCATACGGAAGTAGAACTTCTGAATCCAGCACCGGAGAGTTCGAAGAAGAATCGTGGAGAACCAACATTCGGTGTCATTTTACCTTTTTGTGATGATTTGTTAATCACGTATAGCGACGATATTATATACGTAGTCAATCCGCAGACTATTGCTATAACGTCCATTGTAACTGATTTACGACGGGTGATCGATGTTGCTTGTACTAAAGATGAAATATTCGTCCTGGAGGGAGAAAGGAGTATTATACGTATAGCATATTATCCTGAAACTAATATGTTCTCAGCAG aagCAACCAACACATTGGATCCGCTATCGTCGTTTGCTGAAATCAGTAAACCCGTAACTAACGGTATACTAGAATTAACTTCGAAATTAAAGGAAAGCGCTATAGTACCGGCTATTCCCTTCCACAAGATTAACCCGACCAATATCATTCAGTCCGTTGG TATCGCGCCAGTTGGTACGGCTGACATCGATACAACTTCAATAGCGGAAGAAGCAGTAGAAATGCCAATGAATTTAAATGCCTCCGCAGTGGCAAACAGTAGCGGTGCATCAGATCAGAACGATGCTTCCAGGAGGAACAATTGTGAGCAACCCGACAGACATATCGATAGGAGGCAGATATTCCAAAAGATTAGTCAGCAAGAGTTCGAAGATGTTGTATTCACTCCGGAAAGAAAAATCAAGAAATCGCGTAATAAAGCAATAAATGGTAACGAGAGCGGTTCGTCGTTCTCCGATGTCGATGATATGTCTGCTTTCAATAAggataaaataaacgctaacGAGGCGTTGACAACGCATTCCTCTTTACTAACGCTCAGCGTCGACGACGATTTTATACTGAAGACTGAAAGGAATCTCGAATCGATTCAACGCGATGTAGAAGATAAAGAAAAGCGTTTGGCTGAGGTATTGGATTTTGATTTGTCGAAGTATATGGCAACCAGTCAAATCGCTACTACCAACTCGAATGTTTCCGAGTGTACTATCAATTCGAGCATCTATGCCGATTGCAAGACGCATTCCAATGATTCCTCAACAGACGAAAGGAACAACGAGCAAGAAGAGGCGTATAACGAACACAGCGATCATACAGAAACCGAATCTGGCGACGAGGATGTCAGCTATCAGACAGAATTAAAAAAGTTAGAAGACCTAGGTGAATGTAGGAAAAAACTCATACAAGAGAAATTAACCGACCCGTTAACAAACAATGCTTATGTCGATGCGAAAAAAACACCGCATACAACTGATGTCGATAGGCATAAACTAGAGGTTCAATTGCATA TTCTATCAAATGAAACTATGATATCGACAGTCCTTGAGGAGGAAGATTGGGTCCTGGTGAAAAATGTCACATCTTCGGTTGCAATGTAA